The Nocardia arthritidis genome has a window encoding:
- a CDS encoding acyl-CoA dehydrogenase family protein yields MTSTDALLFNPNTYDPQHFDAETRRLLRATIEWFESRGKVRLLADDADAVWTADFLDFVKKERLFATFLTPAAHADGDPNRRWDAARNAALSEIFGFYGLAYWYAEQVTILGLGPIWQSDNATAKKRAAADLAAGEVMAFGLSEQTHGADIYNTDLVLTPTEPGSADAEAGILFRANGSKYYIGNGNVASMVSVFSRRADIEGADGYVWFAADSRHENYHLLGNVVHQQMYVSTFRLEDYPVRAEDILHTGPEAFSAALNTVNVGKFNLCHGGIGMVEHSFYEAITHAHNRILYGKRVTDFPHVRTNFVDAYARTVAMKLFSDRAVDYFRSASLEDRRYLLFNPMTKSKVTSEGETVMTLLLDVLAAKGFEKNTYFAEVQRLINTLPRLEGTVHVNVGQILKFMPNYLFNPKDYPEIGTRRDAADDEFFWRQGPARGAGKVQFADWAPVYEKHSDIPNVARFYEQAQALRTLLATAAPDAEQQLDLDFMLTIGHLFSLVVYGQLILEQAAITGLDRDLIDQIFDFQVRDFNGYATTLYGKPSATAAQRDWAIAALRGPAADRGRFDRVWSRVESYDGAYEMRP; encoded by the coding sequence ATGACAAGCACCGACGCGCTGTTGTTCAATCCGAACACCTACGACCCGCAGCACTTCGACGCCGAGACGCGGCGGCTGCTGCGGGCCACCATCGAGTGGTTCGAGTCGCGCGGCAAGGTGCGGCTGCTCGCCGACGACGCGGATGCGGTCTGGACCGCGGACTTCCTCGATTTCGTCAAGAAGGAGCGGCTGTTCGCGACCTTCCTGACCCCCGCCGCGCACGCCGACGGCGATCCGAACCGGCGCTGGGACGCCGCCCGCAATGCGGCGCTGTCGGAGATCTTCGGCTTCTACGGGTTGGCGTACTGGTACGCCGAACAGGTGACCATCCTCGGCCTCGGCCCGATCTGGCAGAGCGATAACGCCACCGCCAAGAAGCGCGCCGCCGCCGACCTGGCCGCGGGCGAGGTGATGGCGTTCGGCCTGTCCGAGCAGACACACGGCGCCGATATCTACAACACCGACCTGGTGCTCACCCCGACGGAACCGGGCAGTGCCGACGCCGAGGCCGGAATCCTGTTCCGCGCCAACGGATCCAAGTACTACATCGGCAACGGCAATGTGGCGAGCATGGTTTCGGTGTTCTCCCGCCGGGCCGATATCGAAGGCGCCGACGGCTATGTGTGGTTCGCCGCGGACAGCAGGCACGAGAACTACCATCTGCTCGGAAATGTCGTGCATCAGCAGATGTACGTCAGCACCTTCCGGCTGGAGGACTACCCGGTACGCGCCGAGGACATCCTGCACACCGGCCCCGAGGCCTTCTCGGCCGCGCTGAACACCGTCAATGTCGGCAAGTTCAACCTGTGCCACGGCGGCATCGGCATGGTGGAGCACTCCTTCTACGAGGCGATCACCCACGCGCACAACCGGATCCTGTACGGCAAGCGGGTCACCGACTTCCCGCACGTGCGAACCAATTTCGTGGACGCGTACGCGCGCACCGTCGCGATGAAGCTGTTCAGCGATCGCGCCGTCGACTACTTCCGCAGCGCGAGCCTGGAGGACCGGCGCTACCTGCTGTTCAACCCGATGACCAAGTCGAAGGTCACCTCCGAGGGTGAGACGGTCATGACGCTGCTGCTGGATGTGCTGGCCGCCAAGGGATTCGAGAAGAACACCTACTTCGCCGAGGTGCAGCGGTTGATCAACACCCTGCCCCGGCTGGAGGGCACGGTGCACGTCAACGTCGGGCAGATCCTGAAGTTCATGCCGAACTACCTGTTCAACCCGAAGGACTACCCGGAGATCGGCACCCGGCGCGACGCTGCCGACGACGAATTCTTCTGGCGGCAGGGCCCGGCTCGCGGCGCGGGCAAGGTGCAGTTCGCCGACTGGGCTCCGGTGTACGAAAAGCATTCGGACATACCGAATGTCGCCCGCTTCTACGAACAGGCCCAGGCGCTGCGCACGCTGCTCGCCACCGCGGCGCCCGATGCCGAACAGCAGCTGGACCTCGATTTCATGCTCACCATCGGCCACCTGTTCTCGCTGGTGGTGTACGGCCAGCTGATCCTGGAACAGGCGGCGATCACCGGACTGGACCGCGATCTGATCGACCAGATCTTCGACTTCCAGGTCCGCGATTTCAACGGTTACGCGACCACCCTGTACGGCAAGCCGTCCGCCACTGCCGCACAACGGGATTGGGCCATCGCCGCGCTGCGCGGTCCCGCCGCGGACCGCGGCCGCTTCGACCGCGTGTGGTCGCGCGTCGAATCCTACGACGGCGCATACGAAATGCGTCCGTAA
- a CDS encoding MarR family winged helix-turn-helix transcriptional regulator: MEANKDQVSRLVRATSRFAEAYRQGTARAFDPVRVGVLRLAAESGPLRAGEIAEQLDALPSSITRHVQALVESELVSAAPDPNDRRVVLVEATDAGRAELQKFQDVGNQVYAEVIADWSAEDVETLTRLLDRMIDSWSAVGSSRQQQANKRHSRQFGWSRI, encoded by the coding sequence ATGGAAGCAAATAAAGATCAGGTATCCCGCCTGGTACGCGCCACCTCCCGCTTCGCGGAGGCATACCGGCAGGGCACCGCCCGCGCATTCGACCCGGTGCGGGTCGGCGTGCTGCGGCTGGCCGCCGAATCCGGCCCACTGCGCGCCGGTGAGATCGCGGAGCAGTTGGATGCGCTCCCCTCCTCGATCACCCGGCATGTCCAAGCACTGGTCGAATCCGAACTGGTGTCGGCGGCCCCCGATCCCAACGACCGGCGCGTCGTGCTGGTCGAGGCCACCGACGCGGGTCGCGCCGAACTCCAGAAATTCCAGGATGTGGGCAATCAGGTGTATGCCGAGGTGATCGCCGACTGGTCCGCCGAGGATGTGGAAACCCTAACCCGCCTGCTCGACCGGATGATCGATTCCTGGTCCGCCGTGGGCTCTTCCCGGCAGCAACAGGCAAACAAACGTCACTCCCGCCAATTCGGCTGGAGCCGAATCTAA
- a CDS encoding FAD-dependent oxidoreductase → MPTNEPLKVIVAGGGIGGLALANGLRRAGVQVSVHERDTLRTDRLQGFRIHISPHGSRALAELLSPEMYSTFVASSGKGGNGLGFMTEQLKTLLQVDPEEPDENPAGGGHFGISRITLRQILLAELGDTVRYDSMFERYERLPDGRVVAHFADGGSEIGDVLVGADGGTSRVRAQYLPYAQRVETGIVAIAGKYALTPESRERLDARLLANPTSIMPPSGCGMFIAPHEFDIPARAGIGETEAGAEPGLLFDNTQPYIFWAYAAKRERYGVDLDALRSAELHELAGGMTADWAPELRFLIRASDSDATTLIPIKTSVPIEPWQTTNITLLGDAIHSMTPFRGIGANTALRDARLLCRNLIAADRRELALLDGIRDYERQMIDYGFQAVRDSLTAANQTVSDSRFGRHAGKVFFRTANAIPAIKRKIFADLDIE, encoded by the coding sequence ATGCCTACCAACGAACCACTGAAGGTCATCGTCGCCGGCGGCGGCATCGGCGGACTCGCGCTGGCCAACGGCCTGCGCCGCGCCGGTGTCCAGGTCTCGGTCCACGAACGGGATACCCTGCGCACCGACCGACTCCAGGGCTTCCGCATCCACATCAGCCCGCACGGCAGCCGTGCGCTCGCCGAACTGCTCTCGCCCGAGATGTATTCGACCTTCGTCGCCTCATCGGGCAAGGGCGGCAACGGACTCGGCTTCATGACCGAACAGCTGAAGACACTGTTGCAGGTCGATCCGGAAGAGCCGGACGAGAATCCGGCCGGCGGTGGGCATTTCGGCATCAGCCGGATCACGCTGCGACAGATCCTGCTCGCCGAACTCGGCGATACGGTGCGCTACGACAGCATGTTCGAGCGCTACGAGCGGCTGCCGGACGGCCGCGTGGTGGCCCACTTCGCCGATGGCGGTTCGGAAATCGGCGATGTGCTGGTCGGTGCGGACGGTGGCACCTCGCGGGTGCGGGCGCAGTATCTGCCGTACGCACAGCGGGTCGAGACCGGAATCGTCGCAATCGCGGGGAAATACGCGCTCACCCCGGAATCGCGCGAGCGGCTCGACGCCCGGCTGCTGGCCAACCCGACGAGCATCATGCCGCCGAGCGGTTGCGGAATGTTCATCGCACCACACGAATTCGACATTCCGGCGCGAGCCGGAATCGGCGAAACCGAGGCCGGCGCCGAGCCCGGTCTGCTGTTCGACAACACCCAGCCGTACATCTTCTGGGCGTACGCGGCCAAACGCGAGCGCTACGGCGTCGACCTGGATGCGCTGCGCAGCGCCGAACTGCACGAGCTGGCGGGCGGGATGACTGCGGACTGGGCACCGGAGCTGCGCTTCCTGATCCGCGCGTCGGACAGTGACGCGACGACTCTCATCCCGATCAAGACCTCCGTCCCGATCGAGCCGTGGCAGACCACCAATATCACCCTGCTCGGCGACGCGATCCACAGCATGACCCCGTTCCGCGGGATCGGCGCGAATACCGCACTGCGCGACGCGCGGCTGTTGTGCCGCAACCTCATCGCCGCCGACCGGCGCGAACTCGCCCTGCTGGACGGTATTCGCGACTACGAACGCCAGATGATCGACTACGGGTTCCAGGCCGTGCGCGACTCGCTGACCGCCGCCAACCAGACCGTCTCCGACAGCCGATTCGGCCGCCATGCGGGCAAGGTCTTCTTCCGCACGGCGAACGCGATACCGGCGATAAAGCGAAAGATATTCGCGGACTTGGACATCGAATGA
- a CDS encoding proline--tRNA ligase — translation MITRLSRLFLRTLRDDPADAEVPSHKLLVRAGYVRRVAPGVYSWLPLGLRVLRKVEDVVRSEMNAIGAQEISLPALLPREPYETTNRWTEYGDTLFRLQDRKGADYLLGPTHEELFALTVKGEYNSYKDLPVILYQIQTKYRDEGRPRAGILRGREFIMKDSYSFDLDEDGLKASYNAHREAYQRIFDRLGVKYVIVAATAGAMGGSASEEFLADSPVGEDTYVICRESGYAANVEAVVTPAPEPRPVDGLPAAVVHDTPDTPTIATLVDWANAAGVLDRPVTAADTLKNVMVKLRYPDGKTEILGIGVPGDREVDDKRLGAAVEPAEVDLLTEADFAANPFLVKGYIGPKALQDNGIRYLVDPRVGTGTAWITGADAPGKHVVGLVAGRDFTPDGTIEAAEVRDGDPSPDGRGVLVAARGIEIGHIFQLGYKYTDAFEVDVLGENGKPVRLIMGSYGIGVSRMVAVVAEQQHDEKGLRWPSEIAPYDVHVVIANKDDAARAGAEQVVAGLDAQGLDVLFDDRTASPGVKFKDAELLGMPWVLVIGRGWAEGKVELRDRFSGESVEIPAETAVEAVVAKIRG, via the coding sequence GTGATCACCCGCCTCTCCCGACTGTTCCTGCGTACCCTGCGTGACGATCCCGCCGACGCAGAGGTGCCCAGCCACAAACTCCTCGTCCGCGCCGGATATGTCCGCCGCGTCGCCCCGGGCGTCTACTCGTGGCTGCCGCTGGGGTTGCGGGTATTGCGCAAGGTCGAGGATGTCGTTCGGTCGGAGATGAACGCGATCGGCGCGCAGGAGATCTCGCTGCCGGCGCTGCTGCCGCGCGAACCGTACGAGACCACCAACCGGTGGACCGAATACGGCGACACGCTGTTCCGGCTGCAGGACCGCAAGGGCGCCGACTATCTGCTCGGCCCCACCCACGAGGAGTTGTTCGCGCTCACCGTCAAGGGCGAATACAACTCGTACAAGGACCTTCCGGTCATCCTGTACCAGATCCAGACCAAGTACCGCGACGAAGGCCGTCCGCGCGCGGGCATCCTGCGCGGCCGCGAGTTCATCATGAAGGATTCGTACTCCTTCGATCTGGACGAGGACGGCCTGAAGGCGAGCTACAACGCGCACCGCGAGGCCTACCAGCGCATCTTCGACCGGCTCGGCGTCAAATACGTCATCGTGGCGGCCACCGCGGGCGCGATGGGCGGCAGTGCCTCCGAGGAATTCCTGGCCGACAGCCCGGTCGGCGAGGACACCTATGTCATCTGCCGCGAATCCGGTTACGCCGCGAATGTGGAGGCCGTCGTCACCCCCGCGCCCGAACCGCGGCCGGTCGACGGCCTGCCCGCGGCCGTCGTGCACGACACCCCCGACACCCCGACCATCGCGACCCTGGTCGACTGGGCGAATGCGGCCGGTGTGCTGGATCGCCCGGTGACCGCGGCCGACACGTTGAAGAACGTGATGGTGAAGCTGCGGTACCCGGACGGCAAGACCGAAATCCTCGGCATCGGCGTCCCCGGCGACCGCGAGGTGGACGACAAGCGGCTCGGCGCCGCCGTCGAACCGGCCGAGGTGGATCTGCTCACCGAGGCGGATTTCGCCGCGAACCCATTCCTGGTGAAGGGTTACATCGGCCCGAAGGCATTGCAGGACAACGGTATTCGCTATCTGGTCGACCCGAGGGTCGGCACCGGCACCGCCTGGATCACCGGCGCGGACGCCCCCGGCAAGCACGTCGTCGGACTGGTCGCCGGTCGCGACTTCACCCCCGACGGCACCATCGAGGCCGCCGAGGTCCGCGACGGCGATCCGTCGCCGGACGGGCGCGGGGTGCTGGTCGCGGCGCGCGGCATCGAGATCGGCCACATCTTCCAGCTCGGCTACAAGTACACCGACGCCTTCGAGGTGGACGTGCTCGGCGAGAACGGCAAGCCGGTCCGCCTGATCATGGGTTCCTACGGAATCGGCGTCTCGCGCATGGTCGCGGTGGTCGCCGAGCAGCAGCACGACGAGAAGGGTCTGCGCTGGCCGTCCGAGATCGCGCCATACGACGTGCACGTGGTGATCGCGAACAAGGACGACGCCGCCCGCGCCGGCGCCGAGCAGGTCGTGGCCGGGCTGGACGCCCAGGGCCTCGACGTGCTGTTCGACGACCGCACCGCCTCGCCGGGCGTCAAGTTCAAGGATGCCGAATTGCTCGGTATGCCTTGGGTTCTGGTGATCGGCCGCGGCTGGGCGGAGGGCAAGGTGGAACTGCGCGATCGTTTCAGCGGTGAGAGCGTGGAGATTCCTGCCGAAACCGCGGTCGAGGCGGTCGTCGCGAAGATCCGCGGCTGA
- the yaaA gene encoding peroxide stress protein YaaA, producing MLVLLPPSETKSDGGSGAPLDLAALTMPQLTGVRERLIDELAKLAAEPDTARTVLGLGKGADAEIARNAALRTSPTRPALERYTGVLYDALDAKSFTKAQRAKALARLGIGSALFGAVRAGDPIPAYRLSGGTKLPGQPTLSAIWRDSLADALVAEADGDLVIDLRSGSYQQLGRVPGAITANVLTEHPDGSRTVVSHFNKHHKGLLARALVLTRAEPGDIRAVAQVARKAGLRAEIAGPAELLIIT from the coding sequence GTGCTGGTGTTGCTGCCTCCCTCAGAAACCAAGTCCGACGGTGGTTCCGGCGCGCCGCTGGATCTGGCCGCGCTGACGATGCCGCAGCTCACGGGCGTGCGCGAGCGACTCATCGACGAGTTGGCCAAGCTGGCCGCCGAACCGGACACCGCGCGGACGGTGCTGGGTCTCGGCAAGGGGGCTGATGCCGAGATAGCCAGGAACGCCGCACTGCGCACCTCGCCGACCCGGCCCGCACTGGAGCGCTACACCGGCGTGCTCTACGACGCACTGGACGCGAAATCGTTCACCAAGGCGCAGCGGGCAAAGGCGCTGGCCCGGCTCGGTATCGGTTCGGCGCTGTTCGGCGCGGTACGGGCGGGCGATCCGATTCCGGCCTACCGGCTCTCCGGCGGCACGAAACTGCCCGGGCAGCCGACACTTTCGGCGATCTGGCGGGATTCGCTCGCCGACGCGCTGGTCGCCGAGGCCGACGGCGACCTGGTGATCGACCTGCGGTCGGGCAGCTATCAGCAGCTGGGCCGGGTGCCGGGCGCGATCACCGCGAACGTGCTCACCGAACATCCGGACGGCAGCCGGACCGTGGTGAGCCACTTCAACAAACATCACAAGGGCCTGCTGGCCAGGGCACTGGTGCTGACCAGGGCGGAGCCGGGCGATATCAGGGCGGTCGCGCAGGTGGCGCGCAAGGCCGGGTTGCGCGCCGAAATCGCCGGGCCGGCCGAACTGCTGATCATCACCTGA
- a CDS encoding crotonase/enoyl-CoA hydratase family protein, translating to MPIEYETDGPIVVITINRPEVANAIDRPTATELADAFRRFDADPELSVAVLTGAGETFCAGADLQAMRDPERFSRIAAHGDGPVGPTRLLLGKPVIAAVEGHAVAGGFELAAWCDLRVAAQDAVFGIYCRRWGIPLMDGGTVRIARLIGHSHALDLILTGRGVSGAEAERMGIANRLTAPGETLAAARELAAGIAARPQAALRSDRLSSYQQWSRDLDDALLNEFRHGTDTLETGEFSAGLDRYESGRPTRAWS from the coding sequence ATGCCGATCGAATACGAGACCGACGGCCCGATAGTCGTCATCACCATCAACCGGCCCGAGGTCGCCAACGCCATCGACCGGCCGACCGCGACCGAACTTGCCGACGCCTTCCGCCGCTTCGACGCCGATCCGGAACTGTCGGTCGCGGTGCTCACCGGCGCGGGCGAAACCTTCTGCGCGGGCGCGGATCTGCAGGCCATGCGCGATCCCGAACGCTTCAGCCGGATCGCGGCGCACGGCGACGGTCCGGTCGGGCCGACCCGCCTGCTGCTCGGCAAACCCGTGATCGCCGCCGTCGAAGGACATGCCGTCGCGGGTGGATTCGAATTGGCCGCCTGGTGCGATCTGCGGGTGGCCGCCCAGGACGCCGTTTTCGGAATCTATTGCCGCCGTTGGGGAATACCCCTCATGGACGGCGGGACGGTGCGCATCGCAAGGCTCATCGGCCACTCGCACGCGCTGGATCTCATCCTCACCGGCCGCGGCGTCAGCGGTGCGGAGGCCGAGCGGATGGGCATCGCGAACCGGCTCACCGCACCCGGCGAAACCCTCGCCGCCGCACGCGAACTCGCCGCGGGCATCGCCGCCCGGCCGCAGGCGGCGCTGCGCAGCGACCGCCTCTCCAGCTATCAGCAGTGGTCGCGCGACCTCGACGACGCGCTGCTCAACGAATTCCGGCACGGCACCGACACTCTCGAAACGGGGGAGTTCAGCGCCGGTCTCGACCGCTACGAATCCGGCCGCCCCACTCGCGCGTGGAGCTGA
- a CDS encoding acyl-CoA dehydrogenase family protein, which produces MTRAAVSVVTVAAEDNPLELDVALREGLARHAPWGLPRVERLARIAAAEQTAEHAARAERNAPRLHSLDRDGGRIDHIECDPSWSWLLDTAVEHEMPSLPWRERRAGAFVVRNALGYVWGQVNTGVLCPVIMTLAAVPVLERFAPELAALWVPRLTDPRPGRNALAGQAYTEKQGGSDLRATLTTAVDRGDGAWELHGHKWFVSAPMADIFLTLAQTSDGLSCFLVERGPGVRPIRLKDKLGTRSLPTAEVEFRGARAWLVGTPGQGMAPLVHNLGYARLGPAVAPEMRAAVATAIDYCRRRRAFGQRLVDQPAMANVLADLAIESEAATAGMLRLAAMYDDFGSPLRRLATSIIKYWGCGRVTGHIAEAMQCLGGNGYSESFGLARLLRDASVHAIWEGSGNVTALDVLRGIGKNPETLDAFLGECAAARGGNRLLDDHLERTATRAAAVLHGATPAAEARRLVEDLALAFYASLLVRYSIPAVADAFCAGRLGPDRGLAYGTLPSGTDTAAIIERALPQ; this is translated from the coding sequence GTGACCCGCGCTGCCGTATCCGTCGTAACTGTTGCCGCCGAAGATAATCCGCTGGAACTTGATGTCGCGCTGCGCGAGGGGCTGGCCCGCCACGCGCCGTGGGGCCTGCCGCGGGTGGAGCGGCTGGCCCGCATCGCCGCCGCCGAACAGACGGCCGAACACGCCGCACGCGCCGAACGCAACGCGCCACGGCTGCACAGTCTGGATCGCGACGGCGGCCGGATCGATCACATCGAATGCGATCCGTCGTGGTCCTGGCTGCTGGACACCGCGGTCGAGCACGAAATGCCTTCGCTGCCTTGGCGGGAGCGAAGGGCGGGCGCCTTCGTCGTCCGCAATGCGCTGGGATACGTTTGGGGACAGGTGAATACCGGTGTGCTGTGTCCGGTGATCATGACGCTCGCGGCCGTTCCGGTGCTGGAGCGTTTCGCTCCGGAACTCGCGGCGCTGTGGGTTCCTCGGCTCACCGACCCGAGACCGGGCCGCAATGCCCTTGCGGGACAGGCATATACCGAGAAGCAGGGCGGCTCGGACCTGCGCGCGACGCTGACCACCGCCGTAGACCGCGGTGACGGCGCGTGGGAACTGCACGGCCACAAATGGTTCGTCTCGGCGCCGATGGCGGATATCTTCCTGACGCTCGCCCAGACATCCGATGGACTGTCGTGCTTCCTCGTCGAGCGCGGCCCCGGTGTACGACCGATCCGGTTGAAGGACAAGCTCGGCACCAGGTCGCTGCCCACCGCCGAAGTCGAATTCCGCGGTGCGCGAGCGTGGTTGGTCGGCACGCCGGGCCAGGGTATGGCGCCGCTGGTGCACAACCTCGGGTACGCCCGGTTGGGTCCGGCCGTCGCGCCGGAGATGCGCGCCGCCGTTGCGACGGCCATCGACTACTGCCGTCGCCGCCGCGCCTTCGGACAGCGGCTCGTCGACCAACCCGCGATGGCGAATGTGCTGGCCGATCTGGCCATCGAGTCGGAAGCCGCCACGGCAGGCATGCTGCGGCTCGCCGCGATGTACGACGATTTCGGCTCCCCGCTGCGCCGCTTGGCCACCTCGATCATCAAGTACTGGGGGTGCGGCCGGGTGACCGGTCACATCGCCGAGGCCATGCAGTGCCTGGGCGGTAACGGGTACAGCGAATCATTCGGTCTGGCAAGGCTGTTGCGCGATGCCTCGGTGCACGCCATCTGGGAGGGCTCCGGCAACGTGACCGCGCTCGACGTGCTGCGCGGCATCGGGAAGAACCCGGAAACGCTGGACGCGTTCCTCGGCGAATGCGCGGCGGCCCGCGGCGGCAACCGGCTCCTCGACGACCACCTCGAGCGCACCGCGACCCGCGCGGCGGCCGTACTGCACGGCGCGACACCCGCAGCCGAGGCACGGCGACTGGTCGAGGATCTGGCGCTGGCCTTCTACGCGAGCCTGCTGGTGCGGTATTCGATTCCCGCCGTCGCCGACGCCTTCTGCGCGGGGCGGCTCGGCCCCGACCGCGGCCTGGCCTACGGCACGCTGCCATCCGGCACCGACACCGCCGCCATTATCGAACGCGCTCTGCCGCAATAA